Proteins encoded together in one Chitinivibrionales bacterium window:
- the nusG gene encoding transcription termination/antitermination factor NusG → MATRWYAVHTYSGQESKVLQIIQDLIETKEAGGKITNVLMPTQDVVQVKGGKKLKTTKKFFPSYLLVEMELDKETMHLIHNISGVTGFVGQKRPQPLREEEIRRILGQTEKGTQQEISEIPFQIGDTIKIKEGPFKDFDGVVDEIHPEKGKIKVMVSVFGRSTPVEVDFAHVSSLS, encoded by the coding sequence CAGGAATCAAAAGTTCTGCAGATAATTCAGGACCTGATTGAAACAAAAGAAGCTGGTGGCAAGATAACCAATGTTTTAATGCCGACCCAGGATGTTGTTCAGGTAAAGGGTGGGAAAAAGCTCAAAACAACAAAAAAGTTTTTCCCCAGCTATCTTCTTGTCGAGATGGAGCTTGATAAGGAGACGATGCACCTGATCCACAATATTAGTGGAGTTACCGGGTTTGTAGGGCAAAAGAGACCCCAGCCGCTTCGTGAAGAAGAAATCAGGCGTATTCTGGGGCAGACCGAAAAAGGAACACAGCAGGAAATTTCCGAAATTCCCTTTCAGATTGGTGACACGATCAAGATCAAGGAAGGGCCTTTTAAGGATTTTGACGGTGTTGTTGATGAAATCCACCCCGAAAAGGGAAAGATAAAAGTGATGGTGAGTGTCTTTGGGAGGTCGACGCCGGTTGAGGTCGATTTTGCGCATGTAAGTTCACTCAGTTGA
- a CDS encoding 50S ribosomal protein L1 produces MNRSKKWESARSKLDKAKEYSLAEAIEFLKANSHIKFNETVDVTVMLGVDPRKSDQVVRGSALLPNGLGKTVRVLAFVQGEKAQEAQDAGADYVGAEDMAEKITGGWLEFDAVVATPDMMKVVGKLGKILGTRGLMPNPKIGTVTMDIGKTVSELKKGKAKFRVDKGGILHAPVGKLAFDTPQLAENIKALYDAVLKAKPQAAKGQYIKKVVLSSTMGQGVRIDVNDLR; encoded by the coding sequence ATGAACAGAAGTAAAAAGTGGGAGAGCGCACGGTCAAAGCTGGATAAAGCGAAAGAGTATTCTCTTGCCGAAGCCATCGAGTTCCTGAAAGCGAATTCCCACATCAAATTCAATGAAACAGTCGATGTCACAGTGATGCTTGGTGTCGATCCGAGAAAAAGCGACCAGGTGGTCAGGGGATCGGCTCTCCTGCCGAACGGCCTGGGAAAAACCGTCAGAGTGCTCGCCTTTGTTCAGGGTGAGAAAGCACAGGAAGCACAGGATGCCGGAGCCGATTATGTTGGGGCAGAAGATATGGCCGAGAAAATTACCGGTGGATGGCTCGAGTTCGACGCTGTTGTCGCTACTCCCGACATGATGAAAGTTGTCGGGAAACTGGGGAAAATCCTCGGTACGCGGGGGCTTATGCCCAATCCCAAAATCGGAACAGTCACCATGGATATCGGAAAGACAGTTTCTGAACTGAAAAAAGGTAAAGCCAAGTTCAGAGTGGATAAAGGCGGTATTCTTCACGCACCGGTGGGAAAACTGGCCTTTGATACACCACAGCTTGCTGAAAATATAAAAGCCCTGTATGATGCGGTTCTGAAAGCGAAACCTCAGGCTGCAAAGGGACAGTATATCAAAAAAGTTGTCCTCAGCAGTACCATGGGGCAAGGCGTTCGCATTGATGTAAATGATTTACGTTAA
- the rplK gene encoding 50S ribosomal protein L11, which translates to MAKKVIAQIKLQIPGGKANPAPPVGPALGQHGVNIMEFCKSFNAKTKDAQGMITPVVITVYADRSFTFITKTPPASVLILKEIGIKKGSGVPNKEFVGNITRDKIRSIAELKMKDLNAADIDAAMRMIEGTARSMGVKVA; encoded by the coding sequence TTGGCAAAGAAAGTTATCGCACAAATCAAATTGCAGATTCCGGGCGGGAAGGCAAATCCTGCGCCTCCTGTTGGTCCTGCCCTGGGACAGCACGGGGTCAACATCATGGAGTTTTGCAAGTCGTTTAATGCAAAAACAAAAGATGCCCAGGGAATGATTACCCCGGTAGTCATTACTGTTTATGCCGACCGGTCGTTTACTTTTATTACCAAAACGCCCCCGGCATCGGTACTGATTCTCAAAGAAATCGGTATTAAAAAAGGATCGGGAGTTCCCAATAAAGAATTTGTAGGAAATATCACCAGGGACAAGATCCGAAGTATTGCCGAACTGAAAATGAAAGATCTAAACGCCGCCGACATTGATGCGGCGATGCGCATGATAGAAGGCACTGCCCGAAGTATGGGAGTGAAAGTCGCCTGA
- the rplL gene encoding 50S ribosomal protein L7/L12: MATLTNEEIIDAIGNKTVLELSDLISAIEDKFDVKAAAPMAVAAGPAAPAAGGEAAAEEKTEFDVVLKDIGAKKIQVIKVVRAITGLGLKEAKDLVEGAPKPVKEAIAQDEADKIKKQLEEVGAGVEIK; this comes from the coding sequence GTGGCTACCTTAACAAATGAAGAGATCATCGACGCCATAGGTAACAAGACCGTGCTCGAGCTTTCCGATCTTATCTCTGCAATCGAAGACAAATTCGATGTCAAAGCTGCTGCGCCGATGGCAGTTGCTGCAGGTCCTGCTGCACCGGCAGCCGGAGGTGAAGCTGCAGCCGAAGAAAAAACTGAATTTGATGTTGTGCTCAAAGATATTGGAGCAAAGAAAATTCAGGTGATCAAAGTCGTTCGTGCAATCACCGGTCTCGGACTCAAAGAGGCAAAGGACCTTGTTGAAGGCGCTCCAAAGCCGGTCAAGGAAGCTATTGCTCAGGATGAGGCCGACAAAATCAAGAAACAATTAGAAGAAGTAGGCGCTGGCGTAGAGATCAAATAG
- the rplJ gene encoding 50S ribosomal protein L10 — translation MSTRAERTKAIENLKNRFEQASGIYLTNYTGINVEKITQLRSDFREKGVQYGIVKNSLARIALEQLGKENLIPYLKGPIGVAFAADDPTAPAKIIKEFKKANKGLLEVKVASINQNLFETADVARLADIPSREVLLSQLLSCLKAPTTNLAGALNGILVKFAGTLDAVRKKKEEEAK, via the coding sequence ATGTCTACACGAGCAGAGAGAACAAAAGCGATTGAAAACCTGAAAAATCGGTTCGAGCAGGCCTCCGGCATTTATCTCACCAATTATACCGGGATTAATGTCGAAAAAATTACTCAACTGAGATCGGATTTCAGAGAAAAGGGTGTTCAATACGGGATAGTGAAAAATTCCCTGGCCCGGATCGCTCTGGAGCAGTTGGGAAAAGAAAATCTTATTCCCTATCTGAAAGGACCGATCGGTGTGGCCTTTGCCGCAGATGATCCGACTGCGCCTGCAAAAATTATAAAAGAATTCAAAAAAGCAAATAAGGGCCTGCTTGAGGTCAAGGTTGCCAGTATCAATCAAAACCTTTTCGAAACTGCCGATGTTGCACGGTTGGCGGATATTCCAAGCAGAGAAGTTCTTCTTTCCCAACTGCTGTCGTGTTTGAAGGCGCCAACGACCAATCTGGCCGGCGCGCTGAATGGAATTCTGGTGAAGTTTGCCGGTACACTGGATGCTGTACGAAAGAAAAAAGAAGAAGAGGCAAAATAA
- the rpoB gene encoding DNA-directed RNA polymerase subunit beta, whose product MVKRKSYSQIQAIMDLPNLLEIQTKSYSEFLQPDVPSRLRKNQGLQEAFRNLFPVHDVKGYYSLEFDGYRLGVPKYTLSECKERGMTYAAPLKMDASLLVYEQDGETKKFIEKISNEVYIGEIPLMTERGTFVINGAERVIVSQLHRSPGITFDEVLHPNGKKLLTARIIPQRGSWVELILDVDDVLIVNIDRRKKMPASILLRALGFSTDEEILALFHDSESVKVNDSNKEKVLGSVVSKVAFNEESGEIVIDANEVVTEEKWNALIENNIGSIDILKDVANPENMIARNTVLGDPTKSEEEALFYIYATMRPGDPPNVETARNLITRMFFDEKRYDLGSVGRYRVNTRLGVEAETEANILTREDFVAAFKYMIGLSAGVGFIDDIDHLGNRRVRSVGELLTAQFTVGLTRMVRTIKERLSLRDVENVTPQDLINARTVSTVVQAFFGSSQLSQFLDQTNPLAELTHKRRVSALGPGGLTRERAGFEVRDVHHTHYGRLCPIETPEGPNIGLIASLSTFARVNEFGFIETPYQKVEDGRITGNVEYLTADQEDKYIIAQANTPVDGNGNIRESLVFARYRGDFPLVSPKDITYMDISPMQLVSVAAGLIPFLEHDDANRALMGSNMQRQAVPLISTESPLVGTGMEARAAQDSGCMIICDCTGVIEKVDAAKIVVKKTKENADDSILELTEYRTYELTKFQRSNQDTCINQNICVQAGQKVKPGDVLADGHATAEGELALGRNVIVAFMPWRGYNFEDAIIVSEKLVAEDIYTSVHIEVFETEVRDTKRGPEELTREIPNVSEDALKNLDENGVVRVGTEVEAGDILVGKVTPKGETELSPEERLLRAIFGEKAGDVRDSSLKAPPGLKGIVIDTHIYSRKERDKRSKKKDKKRIDEIKSTISKQIMEIQEACVSKMTQLLTDTTTKEIKNIHTGEVVVPEGKKWRKTMIQKLDLSSLNVDEGMCNDPDRDKKAVQVLFTANDLIAKLEDKLDKEIDKVVRGDELKPGVLQLVKVYVAKKRKLSVGDKMAGRHGNKGVISKIVPLEDLPFMPDGSPVEIILNPLGVPSRMNIGQILEAHMGWAAEKLGVKIATPVFDGANYSDVLDMLGSAELPSNGKVRLRDGRTGESFDHEVTVGPLYMLKLCHLVDDKIHARSIGPYSLVTQQPLGGKSQFGGQRFGEMEVWALEAYGAAYTLQQVLTVKSDDLSGRSKIYESIVKGENAPMPGVPESFKVLIREIKALAIDIQFDTNEEM is encoded by the coding sequence ATGGTAAAACGTAAATCGTATTCTCAAATACAGGCCATAATGGACCTGCCGAACCTTTTAGAAATTCAGACTAAGTCATATAGTGAATTTCTCCAGCCGGATGTGCCATCTCGCCTTCGAAAGAACCAGGGGTTGCAGGAAGCTTTTCGCAATCTCTTTCCGGTTCATGATGTAAAAGGGTATTATTCGCTTGAATTTGACGGATATCGTCTGGGGGTGCCGAAGTACACTCTCAGTGAATGTAAAGAACGAGGCATGACCTATGCCGCTCCGTTGAAAATGGATGCATCGTTGCTTGTTTACGAACAGGACGGTGAGACGAAAAAGTTTATTGAAAAAATATCCAATGAGGTCTACATTGGCGAAATCCCCCTCATGACTGAACGGGGAACATTTGTCATCAACGGCGCCGAACGTGTTATTGTCAGTCAGTTGCACCGTTCGCCGGGTATTACTTTCGATGAAGTCCTTCATCCTAACGGCAAAAAACTGTTGACCGCACGGATTATTCCCCAGCGAGGTTCCTGGGTTGAACTTATTCTTGATGTCGACGATGTCTTGATAGTTAATATCGACCGGCGGAAAAAGATGCCGGCATCGATTCTTCTGCGTGCCCTTGGTTTTTCTACCGATGAAGAAATCCTTGCGCTGTTCCACGACTCCGAATCGGTGAAGGTGAATGATTCGAATAAAGAAAAAGTCCTTGGTTCCGTAGTATCAAAAGTAGCCTTCAACGAAGAATCGGGCGAAATTGTTATCGATGCCAATGAAGTCGTAACCGAAGAAAAATGGAATGCCCTGATCGAGAACAATATCGGTTCTATCGATATACTCAAGGATGTCGCCAATCCCGAGAATATGATTGCCCGGAATACGGTGCTTGGGGATCCCACGAAATCCGAAGAAGAAGCCTTATTCTATATTTATGCCACAATGCGGCCGGGCGATCCACCCAATGTTGAAACGGCCCGTAACCTGATTACCCGGATGTTTTTCGATGAAAAACGGTACGATCTGGGTTCTGTGGGACGGTACCGTGTTAACACCCGTCTGGGAGTCGAGGCTGAAACAGAAGCGAATATTCTAACCCGTGAAGACTTTGTTGCGGCGTTCAAATATATGATCGGCTTGAGTGCAGGAGTCGGGTTTATCGATGATATCGATCATCTCGGTAATCGCCGTGTACGTTCTGTCGGCGAACTCCTCACCGCCCAGTTTACTGTCGGTCTGACCAGAATGGTTCGGACTATCAAAGAACGGCTCAGCTTGCGGGATGTGGAAAATGTTACACCCCAGGATCTGATCAATGCCCGGACTGTCTCTACTGTTGTGCAGGCCTTTTTCGGTTCGAGTCAGCTTTCTCAGTTCCTCGATCAGACAAACCCCCTTGCCGAGCTTACCCATAAACGACGGGTCAGTGCTCTGGGACCGGGCGGATTGACACGGGAACGGGCCGGCTTTGAAGTCCGTGACGTTCACCATACTCACTATGGCCGACTCTGTCCGATTGAGACCCCTGAAGGTCCCAACATCGGACTGATCGCATCACTGAGTACTTTTGCACGGGTAAATGAATTCGGGTTTATCGAAACACCCTATCAGAAGGTGGAAGACGGCCGGATTACCGGTAATGTCGAATACCTGACTGCCGATCAGGAAGACAAGTACATAATCGCTCAGGCGAATACACCGGTTGACGGCAACGGTAATATAAGAGAATCCCTGGTCTTTGCCCGGTATCGCGGTGATTTTCCGCTTGTTTCGCCGAAAGACATTACTTATATGGATATCTCTCCCATGCAGCTCGTTTCGGTTGCTGCCGGATTGATTCCCTTCCTCGAGCACGACGATGCCAACCGTGCTTTGATGGGCTCCAATATGCAGCGACAGGCGGTTCCATTGATCTCGACCGAATCACCGCTGGTGGGTACCGGTATGGAAGCCCGTGCGGCGCAGGATTCCGGATGCATGATTATCTGTGATTGCACCGGTGTCATTGAAAAAGTCGATGCTGCAAAGATCGTTGTCAAAAAGACCAAGGAAAATGCCGATGACAGCATTTTAGAGCTGACCGAATACCGGACTTACGAGCTGACCAAATTCCAGCGTTCGAACCAGGATACCTGTATCAATCAGAATATCTGTGTTCAGGCCGGACAGAAGGTCAAACCGGGAGATGTTCTTGCCGACGGTCATGCTACGGCGGAAGGTGAGCTTGCGCTCGGACGGAATGTCATTGTTGCCTTCATGCCCTGGCGTGGCTATAATTTTGAAGATGCTATCATCGTCTCCGAAAAACTTGTTGCCGAAGATATTTATACCTCGGTACATATCGAAGTCTTTGAAACCGAGGTCCGGGATACCAAACGGGGACCCGAAGAACTTACCAGGGAAATTCCCAATGTCAGTGAAGATGCGCTGAAAAATCTCGATGAAAACGGTGTTGTCAGAGTCGGTACCGAGGTTGAAGCCGGGGATATCCTTGTTGGTAAAGTGACTCCAAAGGGTGAAACAGAGCTTTCGCCTGAAGAACGGCTGTTGCGCGCAATATTCGGCGAGAAGGCCGGTGATGTTCGCGATTCGTCACTCAAGGCACCTCCCGGACTCAAAGGTATTGTCATTGATACGCATATTTACTCTCGAAAAGAACGTGACAAACGGTCAAAGAAAAAAGATAAAAAGCGCATCGATGAAATCAAAAGCACGATCAGTAAACAGATTATGGAGATTCAGGAAGCCTGTGTTTCCAAAATGACGCAGCTTTTGACCGATACCACTACGAAAGAAATCAAGAACATACATACCGGCGAAGTCGTCGTTCCTGAAGGAAAGAAATGGCGGAAGACCATGATTCAGAAGCTCGATTTGTCGAGTTTGAATGTCGATGAAGGTATGTGTAACGATCCCGATCGTGATAAGAAGGCTGTGCAGGTTCTGTTTACTGCAAACGATCTTATCGCAAAGCTTGAAGACAAGCTTGATAAGGAAATCGACAAGGTCGTGCGGGGAGACGAGCTCAAACCGGGTGTTCTTCAGCTTGTAAAGGTCTATGTGGCCAAGAAGCGGAAGCTTTCGGTGGGTGATAAAATGGCGGGCCGCCACGGTAACAAGGGGGTAATTTCCAAGATAGTTCCTCTGGAAGATCTTCCCTTTATGCCCGACGGTTCTCCGGTTGAAATTATTCTTAACCCGCTCGGTGTGCCGTCACGTATGAACATCGGACAGATTCTCGAAGCCCATATGGGTTGGGCAGCTGAGAAGCTCGGTGTGAAAATTGCTACTCCCGTATTTGACGGCGCCAATTATAGCGACGTGCTCGACATGCTCGGAAGTGCCGAGTTGCCCTCAAACGGAAAAGTACGTCTCCGGGACGGCCGTACCGGTGAATCGTTTGACCATGAAGTGACAGTTGGACCACTGTATATGTTGAAATTGTGTCACCTGGTAGATGACAAGATTCACGCCCGTTCTATCGGTCCCTACTCACTGGTAACACAGCAGCCGCTTGGTGGTAAATCACAGTTCGGCGGACAGCGTTTTGGTGAAATGGAAGTTTGGGCTCTTGAAGCATACGGCGCTGCGTACACGCTGCAGCAGGTATTGACCGTTAAGAGTGACGATCTTTCAGGACGGTCGAAAATCTATGAGTCTATTGTCAAGGGTGAAAATGCTCCGATGCCCGGTGTGCCCGAATCATTCAAAGTTCTGATCCGGGAAATCAAGGCACTGGCTATCGATATACAGTTTGACACCAACGAAGAAATGTAG